Within Calditrichota bacterium, the genomic segment CTCCAGATCGAGGATCTTTGAACTCGTTATCAATTAACCTTACATTTGATAAATTCACTATCTTTCCTATCCTTCCGCGATGAGTTCCATGATTACGCCACTCAAAAAGTAAAGCCAACCAACTCTTTTTATTTTTTCGAAGACTTTCTAAGTGATTAAACGATAGTGAAACTTGGTCGTTTTTTTTAAGTGTGTTGGAAACGGTATCCCACCTTACATTATGTAAGTGAAGTTTAAGAGAGTACGCAGCATTAATTTCATGGAGCATTGATTCAATTGAAGCGGCGAGATGGAAGAAACAACTCTCTTGATGAGAATTCTCCCATTCATCATTAGAAGTTGAATCGAGATAATTCTTCAATTCTTCAAAATGAATTTTCGCATATCTCAATTTCTGATCAGTTCTTTCCTTATATTGTGAATTCATTCTATTTTTCTCTAAAAGGTCAGTATTGCTAAGTCGAAAAAGCCCTAAGCTCCCCCTCCCAAGCTCAGGGTTAAATAAACAACTAAACTGTATTAAAAATCACAATCCAAGAGGGCATTTGGATTACGTTTTTTTGATATCGCTAGTTTGGAATCCATAAATATGTATTTACCAGACCATTAGTTCCTTTTTTAAATAGCCGATTATCGTTGGACAAAAGTTTTTTAACAATCCAACCAAGGTCAATTGCTGCGCTTTCAAAAGAAGCGTCTTCATCTTTTCCAGCCTTAATATGTTTATCATAAAGAACTTGAAGAGGAGTTCCATTCCAATCACTATTTACACCACCTACCAAATCACGAACCGCGAAAGGTATTTCGGTTTTGTTTTTTATCCAACAATATATAGCCCCTTGCATAAATACCTCAATTAGCTCCCTTTCATTGTCATTTAGCCCATAGACCTCTCGAATCTCTGATTCTGGTGTAAGTGGCATTCCTAATTCCTGTTTTTAATGACCGGACAAAGTGTAAATATTTTGAAAGCAGTAAAATACATACTAATCTAAAACCGTGCGTAAAACAACTAAAATATAAAATTATTTTTGGTTGGAAGTAATGATTTCGGCGTATATTTTACATCAACTCTATAAATAGAAAGGTAAAACATGAGTGAAACTGTAAACTTAGAGCAACTTGTTATTTCAAATATGTATTCAATTGAAGCTTTAGTAATTCTACTAATTGAAAAAGGCTTAATAACCCAGGAAGAAATCCTTTCAAAAATTAAAGAAGCGCAATTAAAAAATACAAGAACAGGTACCAATTAATGAAAACCAACCTAGTATTCCTTTTTCTAATTGTATCCATTGCTCAATCGGCTGACACACTTAGGGTAGCTACCTACAATATTTTAAACTATAACGGCACTACACGAAATGAATACTTGCAACCAATCGCTCAAGAGATTAATGCCGATATTTTGATCGTTCAGGAAATACTTAGTCAAGCTGCTGTAAACTCTTTTACCACTTCAGTTTTAAATGGTAATTACAGTACAATACCTTTCAATGATGGCCCAGACACAGACAATCACATTTTCTATAAAACAGACAAAGTAGAGTTTATTTCAGATTCATACATATCCACAGAACTGCGAGATATAGCTGAGTATAAATTAAAAGTGAATTCAACAGACGAATTTCTTTTTATCTATTCCGCCCACCTCAAAGCGAGCCAAGGATCTGATAATGAACAAAAGCGTTTGGCCGAATGCACTATTTGGCGGGATCGTTTGAACCAACACTTACCTGGAACGAACTTTATCATCCTTGGAGATTTTAATTTTTATGATTCGGGTGAACCAGGTTATCAGAAACTTTTAGGTGATGAAGCAGACAATGATGGACGTTCGTTTGATCCAATTGATTCACCAGGTAACTGGCACAACTCGGAATCTTTTGCCGGGATCCATACACAAAGCCCACGAGTAGAACAATTCGGAGGAGGTGCCTCAGGTGGATTGGATGACCGTTTTGATTTTATTCTTATTTCTGAGGCTTTGAAGGATGAGGTTCTTCCGAGTTCTTATACGGAATTTGGCAATGATGGTCAGCATTTCAATGTCTCAATTAATAATGGAGATAATAGTGCTGTTAGTTCAGAAATAGCAGATGCTTTGTACTATGGAAGCGATCATTTACCTGTTTATTGTGATTTTGTATTTGATGATGTCTCTGGAATTGAAAGCGAAAAACCAAAAGATTTCGTATTGCTACAGAATTACCCAAATCCGTTTAACTCCATAACAAATATTGTATTCGAAGTAAAAAAACCGGGAAATGTAAAACTTGATCTTTATAACACATCCGGAAAGAAAGTTCTTAATCTTATTGATAATCCCTATTCAATAGGAAAATTTGAGTATAGATTTAATGCAAGTTCGATTGCAAGTGGAGAATATTATTTACTACTTTCTAATGATAGTAAAAATAGTCCACGGAAAATTGTATTAATAAAGTGACATTTATATATATTTATGAGGCCTCTTATTATCTGCTGTTTTCTATACAATAAAAACTATTTCCTATTGCTATTTCCTTTTTACTTGGAATTCAAACTGTACTAACTTATTCTTTAAATATTAAAATTACTGTAGCTAAAGTTATTTCGATTGAACTCCAAGTTCTATCTTTTAAATATAGAATATAAAAGGCTTCTCCAGAATGAGTTTCATAACAATAGAATTCATTTTCTTTTTTTCTATAGTTTTTATTTTAGTAAAAATAATTCCTGAAAAATACAAAATAATATTTCTTCTAATTTCGAGTTATTATTTCTATGCTTATTGGAACTCACTATTAGTATTTTTACTCCTTTTTTCTACACTAATAGATTTCTTTATTGCTAAGAGAATCGAGAAAACTGCAAATTATTTTCAACGCAAAAAGCTTTTATTTTTAAGTATATCTTTAAATTTAACTATTTTATTTCTCTTTAAATATTTCAATCTGACTATTGAGACATTGAATAATTTTTTACAAATGATTAATCCAAATTATTTAATTTCGTACAGAAGCGAGCTATTATTACCTATAGGGATATCATTTTATACATTCCAATCAATATCATATACAATCGACATCTATAAAAATAAATATCCTGCCACAAAATCATTTTTAAATTTTGCTTTATATGTTTCTTTTTTCCCGCAGTTAATCGCAGGACCTATAGAGAGAGCCAACTTTTTGTTGCCACAGATAAAGGCTTTAATAAGGCAAAAATCAACCCAGCTCATTAGTGGTTTAAATTATTTCATCTATGGTCTTGCAAAGAAAGTCATAGCAGATAATATCGGTTTATATGTTAATGATGTATTTGGCAATATAGAACAATTTAGTGGATTAGAAATTGTTATGGGTTCAATCATTTTTGCATTTCAAATATATTTTGATTTTTCAGGATATTGTGATATTGCAATAGGTGTTGCAAAGTTTTTTGGCATCAATCTTACAAACAACTTTAATAAACCATATTTTGCGACTTCAATAAAAAATTTTTGGGAGAGATGGCATATTACATTGTCGACTTGGTTTAAAGACTATGTCTATTTTAATCTCGGGGGAAATAAAAAAAGTAAGCCAAAATGGGTTTTTAATATAATGATAGTTTTTATATTGAGTGGCCTATGGCATGGAGCAAAATATACCTTTTTATTATGGGGCTTGTTTCATGCAATATTTTATTTTATGGATCACTGGATTTATAAAATAAAATATGTAAATAGCCCGAATTATTTCATAAAAAGTATAATGATAACAAAAACATTTCTTACAGTTTGTGTAGGATGGATACTTTTTCGAGCAAACAACATATCTGATATAATTTTAATTTTCGAAAAAATTATAGATATTTCATTTTATGCACCAAGTGTTGAGCTTGCTTCAAGGTTTTTTCAAAATTTTAATCTTATAGTTCTTTTTTCTTTTTTATTTATAATTATTATTGATCATACTGACTTTTTAAAGAGACGGTTTATAGATATTAAAGAGTATTATATTACTTCAATAATAATTTTTGATATATTGTTAATAATCATACTTATTTTAAACATTAATGAAAATGCGCCATTTATTTATTTCCAATTTTAGGGAAAGCTTTATTCTTCATCCTATAAATCCCGTTAAAAAAACCAAATTCCCCGGCATATAATATCTCGTTTATCTCCGAATACATATACCCATCCCATTCATCGCCTCGGGTTGAGGTTATTTGATATTCTTTTTTTTGGAAAATATCATAATAGAATAAATCCCAATTGTTGTTTTTAAAACCAGAATAAAGAATAAGCTGATTTTGTGTATTATCAAATCTCGGATCCCATTCATCATACGATGTATTTGTTATTTGAATTTCCATCTTTTCAAATAGGTCAAATACAAATATATCAAAGTTGTCCGTTCGTTTAGAAATATATACTAATAGTGAATCATTTGGAGAAAACGCAGGTCGCCAGTTTTCAAAATTATTTTGAAAAACGTTATAGCTCGTTTCTGTTTTTATGTCATATATATAAATTTGAGGTGGTGTATATGATGATTTTAATGAATCAGAAAACCACCCAGAAAAGACGACCTTTTCTCCATCTTTTGAAAAAGTTGGTATGGCTCCAAAGAAATTATTTTGTGAAGTAATTGTTTGTTTTTGATAGTTATTGTTATTAAAAATGATAACTTCTGTTTCTGAACTACCATATTTTCCTTCTGTAAAACAAGTAAAATTGTCTTTGTTAATTGATGGGTGAGACTCATCGAAAGTATTATAAGATATTTGTTTTAAATTGTGAAAAGAATAGTCAGCTACGAGAATTTCAGAGTTAAAATCTCTAGTTGATTGAATTAAGATGCTATCATAATCAGCAAAATAACTTGGATATCTATCGTTTAGTGAATTTTGACTTAAATATTGAATTTTTGATTCACTAAGTTTCGATTTTTTAATGAAGTGCGATAATTCCTTTGCTAATAAGTCATGTCCATCTTTATTTAAATGTTCATCAAACTCAAAGAACAATTCTTTATCACTATTTAAGAAACTTGGCAATAAATCTATGTATAAGACATCCAAACTATCGGTTAAATCTTTCATTAATCTATTTGGAAACCTCATATCGAGTTGATCAACATCAATTCCAAATTCAGTAATGACCTCGTTAAAATATCTATAATGCACCTGTTCTTTTGTAGGGATTAAAAATACAACCAGTTTTATATTATTATCTCTAACAAATTCAACAAATTCTACAAAATAATTTTTAAAATTCTCTATATCTTGTTTTTTCATCTCAGATGATTTTTTATAAAATATATTATAGTTAATATTATTTATTTCGTTTTGATAAAATGGTTCTGCCCACCGACCAAGTGGAAGTTCATCGGGATTTTTATATTTAATAGAGGAAAAAAGAAATCGAAAATAATCGGAATAGTGCATTAAATAATCTAAGAAATTATACTCCTTCAAATTGACATTCATGAAATCATTAAAACTGCAAACTTGTAGAAAAACGGTTTTAGGATTTAATTCATTTTTGAGTTTTTTCAATAGCAAGAACTCTTCAGTAATACCAAATCCACTTATTCCGGCATTAATAATTACTTTGTTTGGAAAGTTTCGATATAAATTAGAAGAAAAAATTTCACTATTATTTACTTGAGCAGCTTGAGTATAAGAATCCCCTAAGAAAAGCCAATCGCAATTATTAATTGTGGTTTCAGGATTTTGATAATTGTGTATTCGATATCCTTGTGAATTTGTATAATAAAAAGATGTATACTCTTTATCAGTAATGGTTTTATCTAAATTGGGCTTATTAAAATAATGATTATCATACATTTCATAAAGGTCTTCTATAACAAACTCATTAAAATTGTAAATAAAAATAACTTCAATATTTATAAAAGTTGCAATAATGATTAGAAAACTAATAATTAATGAGAACAGTTTTCTAAAGAAGAAAAAGAATATAAAAACCAATAATAAAACTATGAGAAAGCTTAGTAGAGATAAGATTATATTATCATAAAGTAGGTAAAATATCACTGGATTCCCTAGGACTATACTAATCAGTGATACTGTTTTAAAATGCGTTTCTTTTTCTTTATTCAATCTCGTCATAATATATTATGTTTGATTCAATTTTTTCTTCATAATCATCATCAAATTTGTCAAAAAAATCTTCATTAGTAATTCTTTCAAGACTATTAACATCAACCTGGTAATCTTTTAAATCTACTGAGTGGAATTCATTAGCATGTGGGAACAAAAACGCTATTAGTATATTAGAATTTTCCAGAAAACATATTTTATAGAAAAAACTAGGAATTCCAATCTTATTATTTCCGAAAACCCCCA encodes:
- a CDS encoding MBOAT family protein produces the protein MSFITIEFIFFFSIVFILVKIIPEKYKIIFLLISSYYFYAYWNSLLVFLLLFSTLIDFFIAKRIEKTANYFQRKKLLFLSISLNLTILFLFKYFNLTIETLNNFLQMINPNYLISYRSELLLPIGISFYTFQSISYTIDIYKNKYPATKSFLNFALYVSFFPQLIAGPIERANFLLPQIKALIRQKSTQLISGLNYFIYGLAKKVIADNIGLYVNDVFGNIEQFSGLEIVMGSIIFAFQIYFDFSGYCDIAIGVAKFFGINLTNNFNKPYFATSIKNFWERWHITLSTWFKDYVYFNLGGNKKSKPKWVFNIMIVFILSGLWHGAKYTFLLWGLFHAIFYFMDHWIYKIKYVNSPNYFIKSIMITKTFLTVCVGWILFRANNISDIILIFEKIIDISFYAPSVELASRFFQNFNLIVLFSFLFIIIIDHTDFLKRRFIDIKEYYITSIIIFDILLIIILILNINENAPFIYFQF
- a CDS encoding T9SS type A sorting domain-containing protein codes for the protein MKTNLVFLFLIVSIAQSADTLRVATYNILNYNGTTRNEYLQPIAQEINADILIVQEILSQAAVNSFTTSVLNGNYSTIPFNDGPDTDNHIFYKTDKVEFISDSYISTELRDIAEYKLKVNSTDEFLFIYSAHLKASQGSDNEQKRLAECTIWRDRLNQHLPGTNFIILGDFNFYDSGEPGYQKLLGDEADNDGRSFDPIDSPGNWHNSESFAGIHTQSPRVEQFGGGASGGLDDRFDFILISEALKDEVLPSSYTEFGNDGQHFNVSINNGDNSAVSSEIADALYYGSDHLPVYCDFVFDDVSGIESEKPKDFVLLQNYPNPFNSITNIVFEVKKPGNVKLDLYNTSGKKVLNLIDNPYSIGKFEYRFNASSIASGEYYLLLSNDSKNSPRKIVLIK